One stretch of Tepidibacter hydrothermalis DNA includes these proteins:
- the rpiB gene encoding ribose 5-phosphate isomerase B, whose amino-acid sequence MKKIGIASDHGGYNLKEEIKNHLKGEYEIVDFGTDSLDSVDYPDYGVKVAEAVKNGEVEEGILCCGTGIGISLAANKVPGIRCAVVSDTFSARMSKAHNDANIISLGERVVGRGLALEIIDTWLGTEFEGDRHQRRVGKITEIEKKYSK is encoded by the coding sequence GTGAAGAAAATAGGGATTGCAAGTGACCATGGAGGATACAATTTAAAGGAAGAGATTAAAAACCATCTAAAAGGTGAGTATGAAATTGTTGATTTTGGAACTGACTCATTGGATTCTGTTGACTACCCAGATTATGGAGTTAAAGTTGCGGAGGCTGTAAAAAATGGCGAGGTTGAGGAAGGAATACTTTGTTGTGGAACAGGTATAGGTATATCTTTAGCAGCTAATAAGGTGCCAGGCATAAGATGTGCCGTTGTTTCTGATACTTTTTCAGCTAGAATGTCTAAGGCTCACAATGATGCTAACATAATATCTTTAGGAGAGAGAGTAGTTGGAAGAGGACTAGCTCTTGAAATAATAGATACATGGTTAGGAACTGAGTTTGAAGGAGACAGACATCAAAGAAGAGTAGGAAAGATAACAGAAATAGAAAAAAAATATTCTAAATAG
- the upp gene encoding uracil phosphoribosyltransferase, with protein MSKVVMMNHPLIQHKLTLIRDKNTGSKDFRQLVKEVSMLMGYEVTRDLALEEVEIETPVVKTKSKVISGKKLGIVPILRAGLGMVDGILELVPAAKVGHVGLYRDPETLKPVEYYSKFPADIEERDFIVVDPMLATGGSAVAAIDVLKKKGATSIKLVNLVACPEGIEEVERCHPDVDIYVASIDEKLNDHGYIVPGLGDAGDRLYGTK; from the coding sequence ATGTCAAAAGTAGTTATGATGAATCATCCATTAATACAACATAAGTTAACTCTTATAAGAGATAAGAATACAGGATCTAAGGATTTTAGACAATTAGTTAAAGAAGTTTCTATGCTTATGGGATACGAAGTAACAAGAGATTTAGCTTTAGAGGAAGTTGAAATTGAAACTCCAGTTGTAAAAACTAAATCGAAGGTTATTTCAGGAAAGAAATTAGGAATAGTTCCTATATTAAGAGCGGGTCTTGGAATGGTAGATGGAATACTTGAGTTAGTTCCAGCTGCTAAAGTTGGACACGTAGGACTTTATAGAGATCCAGAAACTTTAAAGCCAGTTGAGTATTACTCAAAGTTCCCTGCTGATATAGAGGAGAGAGACTTTATAGTAGTAGATCCTATGCTTGCTACAGGTGGTTCTGCGGTTGCAGCTATTGACGTTTTAAAGAAGAAAGGAGCTACAAGTATTAAGCTTGTAAACCTAGTAGCTTGCCCAGAAGGTATAGAAGAGGTTGAAAGATGTCATCCAGATGTAGATATATATGTAGCGTCTATTGATGAAAAATTAAATGATCACGGATATATCGTTCCAGGTCTTGGAGATGCTGGAGATAGATTATACGGTACTAAGTAA
- a CDS encoding VanZ family protein, producing MGKLKKLKGMLTPYNNKLLRNFFYFCFLVYSLMIWFYLLNPFRGTACYIRICKEAGWVMQKDTITNIIPFKTITMYIVDFNHYNFDIWFNNIFGNMIVFMPFGFLLPFICNKGRSFVQNIKISFLVSSGVELLQFIFELGICDVDDIILNVIGSTIGFCLYKLFIKGVKAINKENIIG from the coding sequence ATGGGAAAACTTAAAAAATTAAAGGGCATGCTAACGCCTTATAATAATAAGCTACTTAGAAATTTCTTTTATTTTTGCTTTTTAGTGTATTCATTAATGATTTGGTTTTATTTGCTAAATCCGTTTAGAGGTACAGCTTGTTATATACGTATCTGTAAAGAAGCAGGTTGGGTAATGCAAAAAGATACTATAACAAATATAATTCCTTTTAAAACCATTACCATGTATATTGTTGATTTTAATCATTATAATTTTGATATATGGTTTAATAATATTTTTGGAAATATGATTGTATTTATGCCATTTGGATTTTTACTTCCTTTTATTTGTAATAAAGGAAGAAGTTTTGTACAAAATATTAAGATATCTTTTTTAGTAAGCAGTGGAGTGGAACTGTTACAATTTATATTTGAATTGGGAATATGTGATGTAGATGATATTATTTTAAATGTGATAGGATCTACAATAGGATTTTGCTTATATAAACTATTTATAAAGGGGGTAAAAGCAATCAATAAAGAAAATATTATAGGGTGA
- a CDS encoding deoxycytidylate deaminase, which translates to MERRDKHNYYLDIARSVLERGTCLRRNYGAIIVKNDEIISTGYTGAPRGRKNCSDLGYCLREKMDIPRGQNYEKCRSVHAEANCIISASRRDMIGGILYLVGKDMKTKELVKNANSCTMCKRLILNSGIEKVIIRETNQSFRIIQVNEWIENDDSLSDDMGY; encoded by the coding sequence ATGGAGAGAAGAGACAAGCATAATTATTATTTAGATATAGCAAGATCAGTTCTGGAGAGGGGAACTTGTCTTAGACGTAATTATGGGGCTATTATTGTAAAAAATGATGAGATAATATCTACAGGGTATACTGGAGCTCCTAGGGGAAGAAAGAACTGTAGTGATTTGGGATATTGTTTAAGAGAAAAGATGGATATTCCAAGAGGACAAAACTATGAGAAGTGTAGAAGTGTTCATGCTGAGGCTAACTGTATTATATCTGCTAGCAGAAGAGATATGATTGGGGGAATTCTTTATTTAGTTGGTAAGGATATGAAGACTAAAGAACTTGTTAAAAATGCTAATTCGTGTACTATGTGTAAAAGACTTATATTAAATTCTGGTATAGAAAAAGTAATAATAAGGGAAACTAATCAAAGTTTTAGGATTATACAAGTTAATGAATGGATAGAAAATGATGATTCCCTAAGTGATGATATGGGATATTAA
- a CDS encoding glycosyltransferase family 4 protein codes for MSQIIIAIVLSFGISYFSTPLAIKLAHKIGAIDIPKDDRRVHKEPIPRLGGIAIFLGFFITSIFIVHIDKQIIGILLGSLVIVGMGIIDDLNEIGAKTKLLGQLIAAGIVVSCGVRVEWVTNPFTQSGITQLSLILSVPVTIFWIVGITNTVNLIDGLDGLAAGVSAIAAITLAFVAFVNDQQTSAVLLVCLAGSAIGFLPYNFNPAKIFMGDTGSLFLGYILAVVSIQGAIKSAAALAIFIPILALGIPIFDTTFAIIRRKLSGRPIMQADKGHLHHRLLSKGLSQRKTVLILYGISLFLGISAVLISESNFFESTIILILDALFIYYGIVRLKLLSPEDSELK; via the coding sequence ATGAGTCAGATTATTATTGCGATTGTTCTATCGTTTGGAATATCTTATTTTTCAACGCCACTTGCGATTAAACTAGCACATAAAATAGGAGCTATAGATATACCAAAGGATGATAGAAGAGTACATAAAGAACCTATACCAAGACTTGGTGGTATTGCAATATTCTTGGGATTTTTTATAACTAGTATTTTTATTGTACATATAGACAAACAGATAATAGGTATATTACTTGGAAGTCTTGTTATAGTAGGAATGGGTATAATCGATGATTTAAATGAAATTGGAGCAAAGACAAAACTTTTAGGGCAGTTAATAGCAGCTGGAATAGTTGTTTCTTGCGGAGTTAGAGTTGAATGGGTTACAAATCCATTTACTCAAAGTGGAATAACTCAACTTAGCTTAATATTGTCTGTTCCTGTGACTATATTTTGGATAGTTGGAATAACTAATACTGTTAACTTGATAGATGGACTTGATGGGCTTGCAGCTGGAGTGTCTGCAATAGCTGCTATCACTCTTGCGTTTGTAGCGTTTGTTAATGATCAACAAACATCAGCAGTGTTGTTAGTATGTTTGGCTGGATCTGCTATTGGATTTTTACCTTACAATTTCAATCCTGCAAAAATATTCATGGGAGATACTGGATCTTTATTTTTAGGATATATACTAGCTGTTGTATCTATACAAGGAGCTATAAAGTCAGCAGCAGCTCTTGCGATATTTATACCAATACTAGCTCTAGGTATACCTATATTTGATACGACATTTGCCATAATAAGAAGAAAACTAAGTGGAAGACCTATAATGCAGGCTGATAAAGGGCACCTTCATCATAGGCTTTTAAGCAAGGGATTATCTCAAAGAAAAACTGTACTTATATTATATGGAATAAGTTTATTCTTAGGAATTAGTGCTGTTTTAATATCTGAGAGTAATTTCTTTGAATCAACTATTATACTTATATTAGATGCACTATTTATATACTATGGAATAGTTAGGTTGAAGCTTTTATCACCAGAAGATAGCGAACTGAAATAG
- the wecB gene encoding non-hydrolyzing UDP-N-acetylglucosamine 2-epimerase translates to MNKIKVMTVFGTRPEAIKMAPLVKKMEQNEKIESIVCVTAQHREMLDRVLEIFDIEPKYDLNIMKHGQTITDVTNRVLKELESVIANDRPDILLVHGDTTTTFSASLAAFYNKVPVGHVEAGLRSGNIYSPYPEEMNRKLTGMISSIHFAPTVGNKANLLRENVDEDKICITGNTVIDALLSVIDEDYKFNNKDIDDIDYNNNKVILLTCHRRENWGKPMEDIFKAIKRVVQDNENIEVIFPMHLNPKVRECARSIMGDMDKIHLIEPLDYEPFANLMNKVDIILTDSGGIQEEAPAIGKPVLVLRNETERPEAVEAGTARVVGVDEETVYNETNLLIRDENEYSKMSNAVNPYGDGKACDRIIEYLITNYGANVGKMKNS, encoded by the coding sequence ATGAACAAAATCAAAGTTATGACTGTATTTGGAACAAGACCAGAAGCTATAAAAATGGCACCTTTAGTAAAAAAAATGGAGCAAAATGAAAAAATAGAGTCTATAGTTTGTGTAACTGCACAACATAGAGAAATGTTAGATAGAGTACTTGAAATATTTGATATAGAGCCTAAATACGACTTGAATATTATGAAACATGGTCAAACTATAACAGATGTTACTAATAGAGTTTTAAAGGAACTTGAAAGCGTAATAGCTAATGATAGACCGGATATTTTATTGGTTCATGGAGATACTACAACTACTTTTTCAGCTTCTTTAGCAGCTTTTTACAATAAAGTTCCAGTGGGACATGTAGAAGCTGGACTTAGAAGTGGAAATATATACTCTCCTTATCCGGAGGAAATGAATAGAAAACTTACAGGTATGATATCATCTATTCACTTTGCTCCTACTGTAGGAAATAAAGCCAATCTATTAAGAGAAAATGTAGATGAGGATAAAATATGTATAACTGGAAATACTGTTATAGATGCTCTTTTATCTGTAATAGATGAAGATTATAAGTTTAACAACAAGGACATAGATGATATAGACTACAACAATAATAAAGTTATACTTTTGACTTGTCATAGAAGAGAAAACTGGGGCAAGCCTATGGAAGATATATTTAAAGCAATTAAAAGAGTAGTTCAAGATAATGAAAATATAGAGGTAATATTCCCAATGCACTTGAATCCAAAAGTTAGAGAGTGTGCAAGAAGCATAATGGGAGATATGGACAAGATACACCTTATAGAGCCTCTAGATTATGAACCTTTTGCAAATTTAATGAATAAAGTAGATATAATCCTTACTGATTCTGGAGGAATCCAAGAAGAAGCTCCAGCTATTGGAAAACCTGTTTTAGTACTTAGAAATGAAACAGAAAGACCAGAGGCTGTTGAAGCTGGAACTGCAAGAGTTGTAGGTGTTGATGAAGAGACAGTCTATAATGAGACAAATCTTCTTATAAGAGATGAAAATGAATACTCTAAAATGTCTAATGCGGTAAATCCATATGGTGATGGTAAGGCTTGTGACAGAATAATTGAGTATTTGATAACGAATTATGGAGCAAATGTTGGGAAAATGAAGAATTCTTAA
- a CDS encoding AtpZ/AtpI family protein yields MSKKNKWLEALTYLGLVSQIGVYMVVPILVCGFLGGVIDRKFNTGHVFFIIFIVLGIGAGFINAYKLSISVIKKRK; encoded by the coding sequence ATGAGTAAAAAAAATAAATGGCTGGAGGCTTTAACTTATTTGGGTCTAGTATCTCAAATAGGTGTATATATGGTAGTTCCAATCCTTGTATGTGGTTTTCTGGGAGGGGTAATAGACAGAAAATTCAATACGGGACATGTTTTTTTTATAATATTCATCGTTTTAGGTATTGGAGCAGGTTTTATCAATGCATATAAACTATCTATATCGGTTATAAAAAAAAGGAAGTGA
- a CDS encoding ATP synthase subunit I, with translation MKTTLDMFFNIVKVMIVVFVLIIIVAFLTGAFSKELLCGLAFGSIFSILNLRLLSLTLEKAVTMHPGNAQGYVLSRYIIRFILSAVVLAISFKAPYINAIGTIIGLLLPKITILIVNLFGIEKIIKGKEA, from the coding sequence TTGAAAACGACATTAGACATGTTTTTTAATATAGTAAAAGTGATGATTGTAGTATTTGTACTTATAATCATTGTTGCTTTTTTAACAGGTGCTTTTTCGAAGGAACTTTTATGTGGTCTTGCATTTGGCAGTATTTTTTCAATATTAAATCTTAGACTTTTGTCACTTACATTGGAAAAAGCTGTAACTATGCATCCTGGGAATGCTCAGGGGTATGTTCTTTCAAGATATATTATACGATTCATATTGTCTGCTGTGGTGCTCGCTATATCTTTTAAAGCACCGTATATAAATGCTATTGGAACCATTATAGGTTTACTTTTACCGAAGATTACTATATTGATTGTAAATCTATTTGGCATAGAAAAAATAATTAAAGGAAAGGAGGCGTAA
- the atpB gene encoding F0F1 ATP synthase subunit A has product MNLGPKIIFTIPGLNIPISETVTTTWAIMIGLTLFAYFGTRKLEKVPRGFQVIIEAIVGGLNSIVKQTMGEDKVRFAPYIGSLFLFFACSNLVTLTGLFGKSPTTDLNTTLAWALITFFMIHYNGVKSKGLGGYLKGFLDPIPAMLPMNIIGELATPISLSFRPFGNILGGSVIMALLYQFFGYLSGLIGLPIPVLGVGIPAVLHIYFDLFSGILQSFIFIMLTMVFVSNAID; this is encoded by the coding sequence ATGAATCTAGGACCTAAAATTATATTTACAATACCTGGTCTTAATATACCAATCAGTGAGACTGTAACTACAACATGGGCTATTATGATTGGGCTTACATTGTTTGCTTACTTTGGAACTAGAAAGCTTGAGAAAGTTCCAAGGGGATTTCAAGTTATCATTGAAGCTATTGTAGGTGGATTAAATTCTATAGTCAAACAAACTATGGGAGAAGATAAAGTAAGATTCGCTCCTTATATAGGAAGTTTATTCTTATTTTTTGCTTGTTCAAACTTAGTAACTTTGACAGGTCTTTTTGGTAAATCTCCAACAACTGACCTTAATACTACTTTAGCTTGGGCTCTTATAACATTCTTTATGATTCACTATAATGGAGTTAAGAGTAAAGGTTTAGGAGGGTATTTAAAAGGATTCTTAGATCCAATACCAGCTATGTTACCTATGAATATAATTGGAGAGCTTGCAACTCCAATATCATTAAGTTTCCGTCCTTTTGGTAATATATTGGGTGGATCGGTTATTATGGCACTTTTATATCAATTCTTTGGATATTTAAGTGGATTAATAGGATTACCAATTCCTGTTTTAGGAGTAGGTATACCAGCAGTACTTCATATTTATTTTGATTTATTCTCAGGAATACTTCAATCGTTTATATTTATAATGCTTACAATGGTTTTTGTTTCAAATGCAATAGATTAA
- the atpE gene encoding ATP synthase F0 subunit C, which yields MAKAIVLAGSAIGAGLAMIAGIGAGIGQGFAAGKGAEAVGKQPEAQGDIIKTMLLGAAVAESTGIYGLVIAIILLFVNPFISYFM from the coding sequence ATGGCAAAAGCGATAGTTTTAGCAGGATCAGCTATAGGAGCAGGTTTAGCAATGATAGCAGGTATAGGAGCAGGTATAGGACAAGGATTTGCAGCAGGTAAAGGTGCAGAGGCTGTTGGAAAGCAACCAGAAGCACAAGGAGATATTATAAAGACAATGCTTTTAGGAGCAGCGGTTGCAGAGTCAACTGGTATCTATGGTCTAGTTATAGCAATAATTCTTCTATTTGTTAATCCGTTCATCAGTTACTTTATGTAA
- the atpF gene encoding F0F1 ATP synthase subunit B has product MQIFQNIVNIDMQMAIQIVNTIIMYLILKKLLFKPVTEFMANRTAEVEGSYKDAEEAVKKGEELKAEYEAKINSAKEEAQEIVKNGSKRAEERADEIIKSAQEETVQLKERANREIQREKQKVMNELKDDISSLAILAASKIIETDVDEAKHEKLIGDFIEEVGEAKWQN; this is encoded by the coding sequence ATGCAAATATTTCAAAATATAGTTAACATAGATATGCAGATGGCTATACAAATAGTAAATACTATCATAATGTATTTGATACTTAAAAAATTATTATTTAAGCCAGTTACAGAATTTATGGCAAATAGAACTGCTGAAGTTGAAGGCTCTTATAAAGATGCAGAAGAAGCAGTTAAAAAAGGTGAAGAACTTAAAGCTGAATATGAAGCAAAAATAAATTCAGCTAAAGAAGAAGCTCAGGAAATAGTTAAAAATGGTTCAAAGAGAGCTGAGGAAAGAGCAGATGAAATAATCAAATCAGCTCAAGAAGAAACAGTTCAACTAAAAGAAAGAGCTAATAGAGAGATTCAAAGAGAAAAGCAAAAAGTTATGAATGAGCTTAAAGATGATATATCATCTCTAGCAATTTTAGCGGCTTCTAAAATCATAGAAACTGATGTAGATGAAGCTAAGCATGAGAAATTGATAGGAGATTTTATAGAAGAGGTAGGCGAAGCTAAATGGCAAAATTAG
- a CDS encoding F0F1 ATP synthase subunit delta: MAKLVASRYANALFEVGISEGTTASLNDDLKVIVDLFNENDDFLKILKAPLISKEEKKALVENIYQDKTSLEMMNFLKVLIDKDRIGIIDEIFIEFNALINESNNILEAVAITAVPMSQKDLNNLKAKLSESKGKNIILTNEVDESVIGGVLVKMGNEEIDGTIKTRLEKLKDQLSQIIA; the protein is encoded by the coding sequence ATGGCAAAATTAGTTGCTAGTAGATACGCTAATGCTTTATTCGAAGTTGGAATTTCAGAGGGAACTACTGCTTCTTTAAACGATGATTTAAAGGTTATAGTAGATCTTTTTAATGAAAATGACGACTTTTTAAAAATACTTAAAGCTCCTTTGATTTCTAAAGAAGAGAAAAAAGCATTAGTTGAAAATATTTATCAGGATAAGACTTCTTTAGAAATGATGAACTTTTTAAAAGTTCTTATAGATAAAGATAGAATAGGAATTATAGATGAGATATTTATTGAATTTAACGCTTTAATAAATGAGAGTAACAATATTTTGGAAGCTGTTGCTATAACAGCAGTACCGATGAGCCAAAAAGATTTAAATAATCTTAAAGCTAAGCTTTCTGAATCTAAAGGTAAGAATATAATTCTTACAAATGAAGTAGACGAAAGTGTTATAGGCGGAGTTTTGGTTAAAATGGGTAATGAAGAAATAGATGGAACTATAAAAACTCGTTTAGAAAAATTAAAGGATCAGTTATCTCAAATAATAGCGTAG
- the atpA gene encoding F0F1 ATP synthase subunit alpha, with translation MNLRPEEISSIIKEQIKKYENKLELTDVGTVTQVGDGIARVHGLEKCMAGELLEFPGQIYGMALNLEEESVGAVLLGSEENIKEGDTVKRTGRIVEVPVGEALSGRVVNALGQPIDGKGPIDSDKFRPIESVASGIISRKSVHEPLQTGIKAIDSMVPIGRGQRELIIGDRQTGKTSVALDTIINQKGKNVKCIYVAIGQKRSTVAQIMDRLESNGAMEYTTIVSATASELAPLQYMAPYAGCAIAEEFMYNGGHVLIVYDDLSKHAVAYRAMSLLLRRPPGREAYPGDVFYLHSRLLERAAKLSDELGGGSITALPIVETQAGDVSAYIPTNVISITDGQIFLETELFNAGVRPAVNPGISVSRVGGSAQIKPMKKVAGTLKLTYSQYKELQAFAQFGSDLDEDTKARLAQGERVVEMLKQGENDPIDVEKQVMIIYAVTNKFLSDIPVTEIGRFERELYKFMDENYPQVGKDILGGNDYKEGLENAITEFKKRFKIEE, from the coding sequence ATGAATTTAAGACCGGAAGAAATTAGTTCAATTATAAAAGAACAAATAAAAAAGTATGAAAATAAATTAGAACTTACTGATGTTGGTACAGTTACTCAAGTTGGAGACGGTATAGCTAGAGTTCATGGACTTGAAAAGTGTATGGCAGGAGAGCTTTTAGAGTTTCCAGGTCAGATTTATGGAATGGCATTAAACTTAGAGGAAGAATCTGTAGGAGCTGTTTTACTTGGTTCTGAAGAAAATATAAAAGAGGGCGACACTGTTAAGAGAACTGGAAGAATAGTTGAGGTTCCAGTAGGAGAAGCTTTATCTGGTAGAGTTGTAAATGCATTAGGACAACCTATAGATGGTAAAGGACCTATTGATAGTGATAAGTTCAGACCTATAGAGTCTGTAGCTTCTGGTATAATATCTAGAAAATCAGTTCATGAGCCACTTCAAACTGGTATCAAGGCAATAGATTCTATGGTTCCAATTGGAAGAGGACAAAGAGAGCTTATAATTGGAGATAGACAAACTGGTAAAACTTCTGTTGCACTAGATACTATAATCAACCAAAAAGGTAAAAATGTTAAGTGTATATATGTAGCAATAGGACAAAAGCGTTCTACAGTTGCTCAAATAATGGATAGATTAGAGTCTAATGGTGCTATGGAGTATACTACTATAGTATCAGCTACTGCATCTGAGCTTGCTCCGCTTCAATACATGGCACCATATGCTGGTTGTGCAATAGCAGAGGAATTCATGTACAATGGTGGACACGTTTTAATAGTTTATGATGATTTATCTAAGCATGCGGTTGCATATCGTGCAATGTCACTTCTTCTTAGAAGACCACCAGGACGTGAGGCATATCCAGGAGATGTATTCTACTTACATTCAAGATTACTAGAGAGAGCAGCTAAATTATCTGATGAGTTAGGTGGAGGTTCTATAACTGCACTTCCAATAGTTGAGACTCAAGCAGGAGACGTTTCGGCTTATATACCTACAAACGTAATATCTATAACAGATGGACAGATATTCCTAGAAACTGAGCTTTTCAACGCAGGAGTTAGACCAGCTGTTAACCCTGGTATATCAGTATCAAGGGTTGGAGGTAGTGCGCAAATCAAACCTATGAAAAAGGTTGCAGGTACATTAAAGCTTACTTATTCTCAGTATAAAGAACTTCAAGCGTTTGCTCAGTTTGGATCAGACCTTGATGAGGATACAAAGGCAAGACTTGCCCAAGGGGAAAGAGTTGTTGAAATGTTAAAGCAAGGCGAGAATGACCCTATAGATGTTGAGAAGCAAGTTATGATCATATATGCTGTAACTAACAAATTCTTAAGTGATATTCCTGTTACTGAAATAGGAAGATTTGAAAGAGAATTATATAAGTTTATGGATGAGAATTACCCACAAGTTGGTAAAGATATCCTTGGTGGAAATGATTACAAAGAAGGATTAGAAAATGCCATAACAGAATTCAAAAAAAGATTTAAAATTGAAGAGTAA
- the atpG gene encoding ATP synthase F1 subunit gamma, with amino-acid sequence MAGMKDIKRRIKSVGNTKQITKAMELVSSAKLKRAKQQAQATKPYFETLYATIEKIAKSAKGVQSVFLEQRDASSKCYIVIAGDRGLAGGYNSNVLKTAVNHMEQKQESVIAIGKKSIDFFNKRGYNILDKFTGVEDLTYTDARKVANIALEAYEKGDINEVYLVYTKFESTLTQTPEVLKLLPLSFEEDKETTKGEMIEFDPGEEEVLEYLVPKFMEGSIYGGIAESSASEQGARRTAMQSATDNADEMISKLELQYNRARQASITQEISEIVAGSEALK; translated from the coding sequence ATGGCTGGAATGAAGGATATTAAAAGACGTATCAAAAGTGTTGGTAACACGAAGCAAATAACTAAAGCTATGGAGCTTGTTTCATCAGCTAAATTGAAAAGAGCTAAACAACAAGCACAAGCTACTAAGCCATATTTTGAAACTCTTTACGCTACTATAGAAAAGATAGCTAAGAGTGCAAAGGGAGTTCAAAGTGTTTTCTTAGAGCAAAGAGATGCTTCTAGCAAATGCTATATTGTTATAGCAGGAGATAGAGGACTTGCTGGTGGATACAACTCAAACGTCTTAAAAACTGCAGTAAACCATATGGAACAAAAACAAGAGAGTGTTATAGCTATTGGTAAAAAGTCTATAGATTTCTTTAACAAAAGAGGCTATAATATTTTAGATAAATTTACTGGAGTTGAAGATTTAACTTATACAGATGCTAGAAAAGTTGCAAATATTGCACTTGAAGCATATGAAAAAGGAGATATAAACGAGGTATATCTTGTTTATACTAAATTTGAATCTACATTAACTCAAACTCCAGAAGTATTAAAATTACTTCCTCTTTCTTTTGAAGAAGATAAAGAAACTACAAAGGGAGAAATGATTGAGTTTGATCCAGGTGAAGAAGAAGTACTTGAGTATTTAGTTCCTAAGTTTATGGAAGGATCTATATATGGAGGTATAGCTGAATCTTCTGCATCAGAACAAGGAGCTAGAAGAACTGCTATGCAATCTGCTACTGATAATGCAGATGAGATGATCTCTAAATTAGAATTACAATACAATAGAGCAAGACAAGCATCTATAACTCAAGAGATATCAGAGATAGTTGCAGGTTCAGAGGCGTTAAAATAA